The following proteins come from a genomic window of Macadamia integrifolia cultivar HAES 741 chromosome 14, SCU_Mint_v3, whole genome shotgun sequence:
- the LOC122061884 gene encoding transmembrane protein 208 homolog: MANQGAKKRKEENARHMNKLFRLIIACNVIHVLVRMLFFYSTVSWKHWIGLFVTSLAYAISYQQLAKMAQPSYADDGELLDGGFDMSTGGVCGYLHDVIYITCFVQLMSIISGKFWYTYIVIPAFGAYKIFGVTRGFLSESSEGDMEDEKSRKKREKMEKKASRGKFVKTRMK; this comes from the exons atggcaaaccagggtgCGAAGAAACGGAAGGAAGAGAATGCTCGTCACATGAACAAGCTATTTCGTCTCATCATAGCCTGCAAT GTTATACATGTTTTGGTGAGGATGCTCTTTTTTTATTCAACTGTTAGTTGGAAGCATTGGATTGGCCTCTTTGTCACTTCATTGGCTTATGCAATTTCTTATCAACAACTTGCCAAAATGGCACAACCATCTTATGCTGATGATGGAGAGCTTCTAGATGGCGGGTTTGATATGAGCACTGGTGGAGTTTGTGG TTACCTACATGATGTGATCTACATTACGTGCTTTGTACAGCTGATGTCCATCATCTCTGGGAAATTTTGGTACACATATATAGTG ATTCCTGCATTTGGTGCATACAAAATTTTTGGTGTTACAAGAGGATTTTTGTCTGAGAGTTCAGAG GGGGATATGGAAGATGAAAAGAGtcgtaagaaaagagaaaaaatggagaagaaggCTTCAAGAGGAAAATTTGTTAAGACAAGAATGAAGTAA